The proteins below are encoded in one region of Helianthus annuus cultivar XRQ/B chromosome 2, HanXRQr2.0-SUNRISE, whole genome shotgun sequence:
- the LOC110906934 gene encoding aquaporin PIP2-1 — protein MELAKWSFYRAIMAEFVATFLFLYITVLTIIGYKNRNDSDHCGGVGLLGIAWAFGGMIFVLVYNTSGISGGHLNPAVTFAMLLARKVTMPRALMYVVAQCSGATAGCCMVKALQKTYYMDHGGGANELTHGYNKAMGLGAEIIGTFILVYTVLSTTDPKRNARDSHVPVLAPLPIGFAVFMVHLATIPITGTGINPARSFGAAVIYNNKKIWADHWIFWTGPLIGAFGAEYYYEHILRAHLTLYRDHHHITHR, from the exons ATGGAGCTGGCCAAGTGGTCATTCTACCGAGCCATCATGGCCGAGTTTGTTGCAACCTTCTTATTCCTCTACATTACTGTTCTAACCATCATCGGGTACAAGAATCGTAACGATTCTGACCACTGTGGCGGTGTTGGCCTCCTAGGCATCGCGTGGGCTTTTGGTGGAATGATCTTTGTCCTTGTTTACAATACTTCCGGCATCTCGG GTGGTCATTTGAACCCAGCTGTAACGTTTGCCATGTTATTGGCTAGGAAAGTGACCATGCCAAGGGCGCTAATGTACGTCGTGGCTCAATGTTCAGGTGCAACTGCAGGGTGTTGCATGGTTAAAGCGTTACAAAAGACCTATTACATGGACCATGGTGGCGGTGCTAACGAGCTAACACATGGTTATAACAAGGCCATGGGGCTAGGAGCCGAGATTATTGGCACTTTTATTCTTGTATACACCGTACTCTCCACCACGGATCCAAAGAGAAACGCTCGCGATTCACATGTTCCG GTATTGGCACCGTTACCTATTGGCTTTGCAGTTTTCATGGTTCACTTAGCCACGATCCCGATCACTGGAACCGGAATCAACCCGGCTCGTAGCTTTGGGGCCGCAGTGATCTACAACAACAAGAAAATCTGGGCTGACCAT TGGATCTTCTGGACGGGACCGCTCATCGGGGCATTCGGAGCGGAATATTACTACGAACACATTTTACGGGCGCATTTGACCTTGTACCGCGATCACCACCACATTACTCATCGTTGA
- the LOC110906925 gene encoding heavy metal-associated isoprenylated plant protein 32-like, with amino-acid sequence MSKEEFLKIRTCTLKVDIHCDGCKQKVKKILQKIEGVYKVGVDSEQGKVTVSGIVDPPMLIEKLKKGRKHARVLGVSKENHQPMNKQQQLEGNGGDNEKQAKNEGGENNKQQQLESSKSDGERKSQQPQQQLKDPKLSPQLKDMKLPFIIDVKCGHKSMPESDDDEEEKEEEEEDTPTYKPMISDRAQLMKGGQKMKEVGNDAKCGHKSVPESDDDDEEEDTPTNKPMISDRAQLMKGGQKMKEVGNDAKKVEGDQGQNNNADGGGQSENQNAGGNINVNGVQHGMPNMSGRVPVGVQMNVYIQGAAGPHPNCQQRLMNNQQRPNDNQMYARPPPPDVNNMQPPDPYPYPQGNNLTHLFSDDNTSSCNVM; translated from the exons ATGAGTAAAGAAGAGTTCTTGAAGATCCGG ACTTGTACCCTGAAAGTGGACATTCACTGTGATGGTTGCAAGCAAAAAGTGAAGAAAATACTTCAGAAAATCGAGG GTGTTTACAAAGTGGGTGTAGATTCAGAACAAGGGAAGGTAACGGTATCAGGAATTGTTGATCCACCGATGCTCATCGAAAAGCTTAAAAAAGGCAGGAAACATGCACGAGTTTTGGGTGTTTCAAAGGAGAATCATCAACCAATGAACAAACAACAACAACTCGAAGGCAATGGGGGAGATAACGAAAAACAGGCGAAGAACGAGGGTGGTGAAAATAACAAACAACAACAACTCGAAAGCAGTAAAAGTGATGGAGAGCGAAAGAGTCAACAACCGCAGCAGCAATTAAAAGATCCGAAATTGTCACCACAACTTAAAGATATGAAGCTGCCATTTATTATTGATGTGAAATGTGGTCATAAGTCTATGCCTGAAAGTGATGATGacgaagaagaaaaagaagaagaagaagaagatactCCTACATATAAGCCTATGATAAGTGACAGGGCGCAGTTGATGAAAGGTGGACAAAAAATGAAGGAAGTAGGAAACGATGCGAAATGTGGGCATAAGTCTGTGCCTGAAAGTGATGATGACGACGAAGAAGAAGATACTCCTACGAATAAGCCTATGATAAGTGACAGGGCGCAGTTGATGAAAGGTGGACAGAAAATGAAGGAAGTAGGAAACGATGCGAAGAAAGTTGAAGGTGATCAAGGCCAAAACAACAACGCTGATGGTGGGGGTCAAAGTGAAAATCAAAACGCTGGCGGTAACATAAATGTTAATGGTGTGCAGCATGGCATGCCAAACATGAGTGGTAGGGTTCCGGTTGGTGTGCAAATGAATGTTTATATCCAAGGTGCAGCAGGACCACACCCCAATTGCCAGCAGCGATTGATGAACAACCAACAACGACCAAACGACAACCAGATGTATGCGCGACCACCGCCCCCTGATGTCAACAATATGCAGCCACCAGACCCATACCCATATCCTCAAGGTAACAATCTCACACACTTGTTCAGTGACGACAACACATCAAGCTGCAATGTTATGTGA
- the LOC110924677 gene encoding syntaxin-71, which translates to MSVIEILTRVDAICKKYDKYDVEKQRDLNISGEDAFARLYATVESDIETALQKAETAKNEKNRASVVAINAEIRRTKAKMLEEVPKLQRLAMKKVKGLSPEEFAARNDLVQALPDRIQAIPDGGAAAPKQTGGWAASASRTNNNIKFDSDGRFDDEYFQQSEESSQFRNEYEMRKMKQDQGLDMISEGLDTLKNMAQDMNEEVDRQVPLMDEIDDKVDKATSDLRNTNVRLKHTVHQLRSSRNFCIDIILLCIILGIAAYLYNVLK; encoded by the exons ATGAGTGTAATCGAAATATTGACTCGAGTCGATGCAATCTGCAAGAAGTACGACAAATACGACGTCGAAAAGCAGAGAGATCTCAACATTTCCGGTGAAGATGCTTTTGCGAGGCTGTACGCTACAGTAGAATCTGACATTGAGACTGCTCTTCAG AAAGCTGAGACGGCTAAAAATGAGAAGAATAGGGCTTCGGTTGTGGCAATTAATGCTGAGATTCGACGGACTAAGGCGAAGATGCTGGAAGAAGTTCCTAAGTTGCAGAGATTGGCTATGAAGAAG GTAAAAGGGCTTTCTCCAGAAGAGTTTGCAGCTCGTAACGATCTGGTTCAGGCACTTCCCGATAGGATTCAAGCAATACCTGACGGGGGTGCTGCTGCACCAAAACAGACTGGAGGCTGGGCAGCTTCAGCCTCTCGTACAAATAATAATATCAAGTTTGATTCAG ATGGTCGATTTGATGATGAATACTTCCAGCAAAGTGAAGAGTCGAGCCAGTTCAGGAATGAGTATGAAATGAGAAAAATGAAACAG GATCAAGGTTTGGATATGATATCGGAAGGTCTAGATACTTTAAAAAACATGGCACAAGATATGAACGAG GAAGTAGACAGGCAAGTTCCATTGATGGATGAAATCGACGACAAg GTGGATAAGGCGACTTCTGACCTTAGGAATACCAATGTTAGACTTAAGCACACTGTTCATCAG CTGAGGTCGAGCAGGAACTTCTGCATTGATATTATATTACTGTGCATAATTCTGGGAATTGCAGCCTACTTATACAA TGTTTTGAAGTGA
- the LOC110924670 gene encoding probable E3 ubiquitin-protein ligase RHG1A, producing MAHQRYFNPSYMLETENDPSWNFAENIYAHTDNMLIDGAQYTHCNHTPTSNAYSSLPHNLQIPNYQQDVAGPSDLSMHTHTPSAYVASSSNYSGNPFNEEDLFDIRIGNARVHSKRKSPGVPDGQSSSDVVMVNEPWQESQPANFLHAPWDYHTTNPIGLSIGAENSLRNVRSRSTFDLEANSVRNHLANNISCDFYTSSQPMDVSVSPSINLNSNHLSSVAQDISSISYELNPFLQGSSTRSSLIVNAPQNNNHALRNFPSSSAQSVRAIQNGYSQSQRSAPTFRLSSTNVTDDRLRLATNGHPSHPPRPSSTVGWPASDRRYRSLSRVNYHDRPPSQGLMIVDRSTSNGSRNPFDLHRDMRLDIDDMSYEELLALGERIGSVGTGLSDHLISKCMQESIYCSSDQMQDEGTCAICLEEYANMDDVGMLRVCRHDFHVGCIRKWLSLKNSCPICKAEPMKQK from the exons ATGGCGCATCAGCGTTATTTCAATCCATCCTACATGCTAGAGACCGAGAACGATCCGAGCTGGAACTTTGCAGAAAATATCTACGCGCATACAG ATAATATGTTGATCGATGGAGCACaatacacacattgtaatcataCACCAACATCGAATGCATATTCTTCATTGCCTCACAATCTACAAATCCCGAATTATCAACAAGACGTTGCTGGTCCATCAGATCTTTCTATGCATACACATACACCATCTGCTTACGTAGCATCTTCATCTAATTACAGTGGAAATCCTTTTAACGAAGAAGATTTATTCGATATTAGGATCGGTAATGCAAGAGTTCATTCTAAACGTAAAAGCCCTGGTGTTCCAGATGGTCAAAGTTCTTCTGATGTTGTAATGGTCAATGAACCGTGGCAAGAAAGTCAACCCGCAAATTTTCTTCACGCACCTTGGGATTATCATACGACAAACCCCATTGGCCTTTCGATCGGCGCGGAGAACTCGCTAAGGAATGTGAGAAGCCGGTCAACGTTTGACTTGGAAGCAAACTCTGTGAGAAATCATTTGGCAAATAATATATCGTGTGACTTTTACACAAGTAGTCAACCGATGGATGTTTCGGTTTCACCCTCGATAAATTTGAATTCAAATCATCTGTCTTCTGTTGCTCAAG ATATCAGTTCTATTAGTTATGAATTAAACCCGTTTCTCCAAGGAAGCAGTACCCGTAGTTCGTTGATAGTAAACGCGCCACAAAATAACAATCATGCTCTCCGAAATTTTCCGAGTTCCTCTGCGCAGTCTGTGAGAGCAATTCAAAATGGATATAGTCAAAGTCAAAGGTCTGCGCCAACTTTCAGGTTGTCTTCAACCAACGTGACAGACGATAGGCTGCGACTAGCGACCAATGGTCATCCTTCCCACCCGCCTAGGCCTTCATCCACCGTAGGCTGGCCCGCTAGTGACCGGAGATACCGATCTTTATCGCGGGTGAATTATCATGATCGACCGCCATCTCAG GGTCTTATGATTGTGGACCGGTCAACTTCCAACGGATCTAGAAATCCATTTGATCTACATCGGGATATGAGACTTGACATTGATGACATGAGCTACGAG GAGCTACTTGCACTTGGGGAAAGAATTGGAAGTGTAGGCACTGGCCTATCAGATCATCTAATCTCGAAATGTATGCAAGAATCGATTTATTGTTCTTCGGACCAAATGCAAGATGAAGGAACCTGTGCCATCTGCCTG GAAGAGTATGCAAACATGGACGATGTAGGCATGCTACGAGTTTGCAGGCACGATTTTCATGTCGGGTGCATCAGAAAATGGTTGTCACTGAAGAACTCATGTCCTATTTGCAAAGCAGAACCCATGAAACAGAAATAG